CTGGGCGCCACGTACGAATTCGGACGCGCGCTGAACGTGTTCGCCTCGCACGCGCACGGCTTCCGCGCACCGTCGGAGGGACAGCTTTTCCGCCAGGGACAGGCAGAGAACACGCTGGGGCTGGATCCGGTGCGGGCCAACAGCTACGAGACCGGCGCGCGCGGCGAACTGCTGGGCCGCTTCTCGTACGAGGTGTCCACATATCGCATGGAGGTGACGGATGACATCCTCACCTTTACCGACCCGTCCGACGGAAGTCGCGAAACGAGCAACGCGGGTCGCACGCTGCACCGCGGCGTGGAAGTGGGCCTGGGTGCCGTGCTCCCCGCCGGCCTGCGCGCGGACCTGAGCTGGGCGCGCCAGCGGCACTCGTACGAGGAGTGGAGCCCGCGGCCAGACGTGGACTACGCGGGGAACGAGATGGAGTCCGCGCCGCGCACCCTGACCAGCGCGCGTCTGGGGTGGAAGCCGGAGTTCGGCGGCGTGTTCGGAGCGGAGTGGCAGCGCGTTGGCGCGTACTGGATGGACGCGGCCAACACGCAGCGGTACGACGGGTACTCGCTCGTCAACCTGCGGGCGGATGTGCCGGTGACGCGCGGCCTGTCGGTGGTGGGGCGGATGAACAACGCGCTGGACCGGCGCTACGCAGAAACCGCCACCTTCGCCTCCGCGCAGCGCGGGGTGGAACTGGCGCCGGGAATGCCGCGCACGCTGTACCTGGGCGTGCAGTACCGCTGGGAGGGCGCCCGATGAACCGCCTTGCGATGACGGCGCTGGCCGCCGTGATCCTCGCCGTTCCCGCCATCGCCGTGGCGCGGGACAGCCGCTCCGCGCACCTGTCGATGACAGATCCGGGCGTGGCCGCGACCGGCGCCGCCGGTAATCCCACTGCCGCCGTGGATGCACGCGGCGAGGCGGGATACGTGGCGTGGATCGATGGAGACGGTGCGCAGAACGTGTTTCTGGCCCGCGTGGACGCGCAGGGGCGGCCGGGCGAACCCGTCCGCGTGAACGATCGCGACGGGGACGCGGCGCCGCACGAGCAGGCGCCCGCGCAGGTGGCGGTGGGGAGCGACGGCGCGGTGTACGTGCTGTGGCAGAACAACCGCGAGATTCCCGGGCGGCGCTTTCCCGCCAGTGACCTCCGCTTTGCGCGCAGCACGGACGGGGGCCGCACCTTCAGCCCCGCGGTGACGGTGAACGACGACCGGGATGGGCGGCCGTCGTCGCACACCTTTCACGACCTGACCGTTGGCGCGGATGGAACGGTGTGGGTGTCGTGGATCGACTCGCGCGTCCGCGACTCGGCCCGCGCCGCCCGTCCGCACGGCGCTGCGGCCCCGGACGCCGCAGCGCCGTCCATGGCGTCATCCTCGAAGCCGATGGGCGGGAAGGGCGCGGGAGGGCATTCGATGGGTGGCCACGGCGGGGGAGCCAATCCGGCGGACGATGATCTGCCCACGTCGGAGATCCGCATCGCGCGCTCCACGGACGGCGGGCGGACGTTTGGCGCCAGCCGCGTGGTGGACGCGGGAGCCTGCCCCTGCTGCCGCACGTCGATGGCGGTGGCGCCCGACGGCACGGTGTACGTGGCGTGGCGCAAGGAGTACGCGGGCGACGTGCGCGACGTGGTGATCGCGTCGCTCAAGCCGGGCGCGGACGCCTTCACCCCGCCCGTGCGCGTGCACGAGGACGCGTGGGTGTTCCCGGCCTGCCCGCACGCGGGGCCGTCCGTGGCCGTGGATGCGGGCGGGCGCCTGCATGTCGGGTGGTACACCGGGCGCGAGGGCCGGCAGGGGCTGTGGTACGCGTCGGCGGTGGATGGCGGAAAGACGTACTCCGCCCCGGTGTCGCTGGCAGCGAACGTTCCGCCGTCGCGGGTGGAGCTGGCGGCGCAGGGCGAGTCGGTGCTGGCCGCGTGGGACGCGGGCGGGCGTCCGGCCTCGGTGCAGGTGGCGCGCATCGACGAGTCCGGACGGATCGCGCGGTTCCGCACGGTGCCCGGCCGCATGCCGGCGCTGGACGCCAGCGGGGAGGCGGCCGTGCTCGCCTGGCACGATCACTCCACCATTCGGCTGGCGCGGCTGGAGAGCCGTGGGTCGGTGCTGGGCGGTTGGTGAGGTAAGGCGAGGGACGGCTCTGGTACGAGGGGCGGAGTTCGCGGGCGGCCCCCACCCGGGCTCGTACTACTCGCCCACCCTCCCCCAAAAAAGACTGGGGGAGGGTTGGGGGCGGCGGCGGGTTCGGTGTGTGGGGCGGAGATGGTCGCGTGAGCGGGCCCTGTGAGCGGATGAATCCGCCGCTCAAACTTCGCAAAGCCCCGACACCGGCCGCTGGCGCGTCTGGTTCGGGGCTTCAACTGCATCTGGGAGCCGGTGCGTCGTTTTCAAGCCCAGTCTGCGGAGGTGGAACCGGGTGTGTTTCGAGGCGCGATTTTCAACCGCCGGGCGATTTCGGCCGAGCCGAACCGCCACCTGCCACCCGCCACGGCGGTGAGGTCTCCCTTTCTCCCGCGGAGCGGGGGAGAGGGGACCCTTCCGCGCATCGGCACTATCCGGATCGAGCTGAGTCGCCGTTCTCCCCTCTCCCGCGCTTCTGCTTGGGCCGGGAGGGGATCGGGGCGGGGCCCGGGGGCATAGGCGCGAACTTAAGCCATATCGAGCCCTCTTAGCCTCGTATTTTTACATTCACGGTGGCGCAAAGCTGGCGAAATCTGGTCGAATTAGCCGTCGCGAATAGGCTTTGCAAAATAAAGTTGACGCCTATGGGGGCCGGGGGAGGGGCCCACACGGCCCGCCGCCGCGCGGAAACCATCACGTCCACATCTACCTTGTCGAACCGTTCCGCCGTGGCGCGGCGGCCCGCCGAACCAGAGTTTCTCGATCGATCACCGCCGCGGGAATCCGCCGGGCCGGCGTCCCGTCCACCCCGCGCCCCGCTGTTCGGCTCCCGTACGGTCCCGCGCCTTGCCTGACGCTCGCTCAGCGCCTATATTCCATCGTGTATCCGAGTCTGGCGAGCGCCCCGCGGCGTATCGCGCGGCGAAGTGGGGTGCGGTTGGCCCTGCTTTTTTTATTGCCCCAATTCGCGGAATCGGCACGGCGTGGCGGACGAAACTCTCTCCCGGGAACTGGAACCCCGCGTGGAAGCGCTGGGATTCGAACTGGTGGAACTGGAGCAGGCGGGGAGCAAGCAGCGCCCCATTCTGCGCCTGTCCATCGACCGGCCCGACAGCAAGGCGGGCGAACCCGGCGTGAGCCTGGAAGACTGCACCGTGGTCAGCCGGGCGCTGGAGCCCTGGCTTGACCAGCGCGAAGGCCTTTCCGACCGCTACGTCCTGGAAGTGTCGTCGCCCGGCGTGGAGCGCCCCCTGGTGCGCCCCCGCGACTGGGAGCGGTTCGCCGGCGCGGTGATCACCGTGCGCGGCCGCGACACGCTGGCCGGACGCGCCCGCCGCCTCGAAGGCACCCTGCTGGGACTTCGCGGCGAGAACCAGGACACCGTCGCGCTGCGAATCGGCGACGAAGACGTGGAAATCCCGCTGGGCGACATCGAACGGGGCAACCTGGTCTACCGGTGGGAGCGCGGCCAGAAGCGCTGATCCGGCGCCCGCGCCCCCGTGACTGAATAAGGACCTGACGGCCATGAACAACGCAACGCAGGTGCTCGCGGCCTTCCGCGAGATGACGGCGAACAAGTCGATCTCGCGCGACGAGCTGTACGACCTGATCAAGGACGGCATTCTTGCCGCCCTCGCCAAGCGCTACGGCCCCAACGTGGAGGCCGAGATCGAGGTGGACGAGGCGACCGGCAAGATCGGCATCACCGTCCTCAAGGAAGTGGTGGCCGAGGTGCAGGACTCCTCGCGCGAGATTCTGCTGGAAGAAGCGCGCTGGGACGACCCCGAGTTCGAAGTCGGCGACATCCTGGAAGTTCCCGTGGAGTTCGCCCAGTTCGGGCGCAACGCGGTGATGGCCGCCAAGCAGCGCATTCTGCAGCGCGTGCGCGAGGGCGAGCGCCAGAAGATCCGCGACGAATACGAGCACCGCGTGGGCGAGCTGCTGTCCGGCGAAGTGCAGCAGGTGGAGCGCGGCAAGCTGGTGCTGCTGCTGAACCGCAGCCGCGACGCCGACGCCATCATCCCCTGGAAGGAGCAGAACCCCCGCGAGCGCGCCCGCCAGGGCGAGCCGATCCGGGCCGTGCTCAAGAAGGTGGAAGAAACGCCCAAGGGCCCGCGCCTGATTCTGTCGCGCGCCGACCCGCTGTTCGTGGCCGCGCTGTTCAAGCTGGAAGTGCCCGAGATTCAGCAGGGGATCGTTGAAATCCGCGGCTCCGCCCGCGAAGTGGGCTTCCGCAGCAAGATCGCGGTGAGCTCGCGCGACGAAAGCATCGATCCCGTGGGCGCCTGCGTGGGGCTCAAGGGCTCGCGCGTGCGCGCCGTGGTGCAGGAACTGGGCGGCGAGCGCATCGACATCGTGCCCTGGCACCCGGATCCGGAGATCTACGCCAAGCGCGCGCTGGCCCCGGCCCGCGTCAGCAAGGTCATCAGCGACTACGACGCGCGGACGATGACGGCCATCGTGGACGAAGACCAGCTTTCGCTGGCCATCGGCCGCAACGGACAGAACGTGCGCCTGGCCTCGCAGCTGATCGGCTGGCAGATCGACCTGTTCGGCTCGCGCGAGTGGCTGGAGCGCGGGGCTGAAAGCGGCCTGTTCGGCGCGGGCGCGGCCGAGGGGGAGTACGAGGAAACCGACTTCCCGCTGGGCGACCTGGACCTTACGCCGGCCACCGTGGCCGCGCTGCAGGCCTCGGGGTACAACACCTTCTTTGACGTCATCAACCTGGAGCGCGAAGATTTTCTGCGCATTCCGGGAATCGCCGCCGCCGAGGCCGACCAGCTGGTCTCGGAAATCGAGCGTCTGTCGGTGGTGGATGAAGACGGCGGCGGGTACGACGCCGCGCAGGACGGGGACGGCGATGCGTATGACGCCGCTCCTGGCGGAGAAGGTGTGGGTGAGGACGGGGACGCGGCGGGCGCCGCGGACTTGACTTCGGACGCCGACGCGGAGAATTTGCGCGATTCCGAATGAGCCCACGAACGCGTCCGGAGCCTTTCCGGCTCCGGCGCGCGCACTGCTGAACATGCTCGGGCTGGCTGCCCGGGCGCGCAAGGTGGTGTACGGAACCGACATGGCCCGGTCGGCCGCGCGCGACGGCACCCTTGCCGCCGCGCTGGTGGCCGCCGACGCCTCGCCCACGCAGAGCCGCAAGCTGGTCCCGCTGCTGGAAGCCCGCGGGGTTCCCTTTGCCGTCTGCCTTTCTCGTGCCGAGCTCGGCGCCGCCATGGGGCGGGGTCCGGTTTCGGCTGTTGGATTTACCGACCCAAGTTTCGCGCGCCGCGCCCTCGAACTGGCGCACGCGCCACCGGCGCAGGACCGAGCAGGAGGAGAGCCGTACTGATGCGAGTCTTTGAAGTGGCCAAGGAGCTGGACGTTCCGGCTGAGGCCTTGGTGCACCTCCTCCGGGAGATGGACGTCCCCGTCCGCAGCCACATGAGCGACCTTACGGACGAGCATGTGGCGCGCCTGCGCACCGTCGTGGAGCGCGAACGCCGGCATGGCCACGTGATCGGAGCCGCGGCGGCCGCCGCCGCGGAGACCGCCGCGGCCGCCGACGCTTCGGCCAACAGCCGCCGCCGCCGCCGCAAGCGCGAGGACATGCCGGAAGGCGAGTCCGAGGGCGCCGAGGCTTCGGGCGAATCCGAGCAGCCGCAGGCCGCCGTGGCGGAAGCCGCCACCCCGGTGGCCGCCGCGCAGACGGACGTGTCCGCCGGCCCCGCGCCGGAGCAGACGCCCGACCGCGCCGACACCACCGCGTCGCCCATGGCCGACGCCGCCGACGCGATGGCCGCCGAGGCCGCCGAGCGCGGCGCCGATCTGGTGACCACGGGCGGGCAGCCGCCCAAGAACGTGGTCGTGGTCGTGGAGTCCAGCGAGGCGAACGACGTGCAGGCCGCGCAGCCTGCGGACCGCCCGGCGCCGTCCCCGGCGGACCGGCCCGCGCCGGCCCGCCCCGTGGAGGCGCGTCCCACCCCGGCGGCTCCGCCCGCCGCGGCGGAGCGCCCCGCCACGGACCGTCCGGCTCCGGCCGGCCCGCGCCGCGACGACCTGCGCCCGGCCGCTTCGGCGCGCCCGGGCCCCATCTCCGCCCGTCCCGGCGGCGGCCCGGTGAACCCGCCGCGCCCGGCCGATCCGCGCCAGAGCAGCGGCCCGGTGCCGCCGCGTCCCGCGGACCCGCGCCAGAGCAGCGGTCCTCCCCGTCCGGCCGGACAGGGACAGGGCGGCCAGGGTGGCCAGGGCACGCAGCAGCCCCCGCGTCCCGCCGCGCCGCAGGGCGGGCAGCAGGGTGGACCGCAGCGCCCCGGCGGCGACCGCCGTCCGGCGCCGCCCCCGTCGGTGCGCCCCGGCCAGCCGGCCGGACCGCGTCCCGCCCGTCCCGAAGGCCAGGGTGCGCCCCCGGCCGGCGCGCCCCCGGCGCGTCCGCAGGAGTTCGTTCCGCGCAGTGCGCGCAGCATGGCGCCGCCCCTGCCGCCCGCACGCACGCAGTCGTTCGGCGGACGCCCCGGTGACGGCGGCGGCCCCATCAACAACGGCGGCGGCTCGTCCGGCGGCGGTGGCGGGGGTGGAAACCGCCCCGCGGGCGCCGCGGCCGGCGGCAACGCCGGCGCAGGGCCCAAGAAGGACCGCAAGAAGGGGAAAAAGGGCCGCGGCTCCGTAGACCAGGGAGCGGTGGACGACAACTTCCGGAAGACGATGGCCGCGATGGAGAGCGGCGGCAAGAAGAAGCGCCGCTCGCCCCGCGACCAGGGCCCGTCGCAGCACGAGCGCCGCGAGGAAGAGATCCGGCAGCGCCGCACCGAGGAAGCCACCCAGGTACGGGTGAACGAGTTCCTCACCGTGGCGGAGCTGGCGGAGCTGATCGACGTGCCGGCCAACCAGCTGATCGGTTCGGCGTTCAAGAACCTGGGGCTGATGGTCACCATCAACCAGCGCCTTGACTTCGACCAGATCGAGCTGCTGCTGGACGAATTCGGCTTCGAGGCGGTTCGCGAAGAAGAGTACGGCGCCGACATGGAAGAGGCCGTGGAAGCGGACCTCGAGGCGGACCTGCAGACGCGTCCGCCGGTCGTGACCGTCATGGGCCACGTGGACCACGGCAAGACCTCGCTGCTGGACTACATCCGCAAGACCAACGTCATCGCGGGCGAGTCCGGCGGCATTACGCAGCACATTGGCGCGTACCATGTGGAGCTTCCGGGCGGGCGCAGCATCGCCTTCCTGGACACCCCCGGCCACGCGGCCTTCACGGCCATGCGTGCCCGCGGCGCCGAAGTCACGGACGTCGTCATCCTCGTGGTGGCGGCCGACGACTCGGTGATGCCTCAGACCATCGAGGCCATCAGCCACGCCCGCAACGCCGGCGTGCCCATCGTGGTCGCGGTGAACAAGGTGGACCTTCCGGACGCCAATCCGATGAAGGTCAAGCAGGACCTGCTGCAGCACGGCATCGTGCTGGAAGACTTCGGCGGCGACGTGATGAGCGCCGACGTGTCGGCCAAGCGCGGGCTGGGGATGGACGAACTGCTGGAAAAGGTGCTGCTGCAGTCCGACATCCTGGAGCTGCGCGCCAACCCCGACCGCGAGGCGGTGGGCACGGTGATCGAAGCCCAGCTGGACGTGGGCAAGGGCCCCGTGGCCACCGTGCTGGTGACCAACGGAACCCTGCGCGTGGGCGACCACGTGGTGTGCGGCATGTACAGCGGCCGCATCCGCGCCATGCTGGACGAGCGCAACCGTCCGGTAGCCAAGGCCGGTCCGGCCACCCCGGTCCAGATCCTGGGCCTGCCGGGCGTGCCCGGCGCGGGCGACCAGCTGATCGCCATGCCGGCGGACCGCGCGGCGGAAATCGCGCAGACCCGCCAGCGGCTGGAGCGTGAGAAGCGCATGCGGATCAAGAGCCGCGGCGTGAAGCTGACGGACCTGTCCAAGATGCTGGCCCGCGGCGAGCAGGCGCAGCTGAACCTGGTGATCAAGGGCGACGTGGACGGTTCCGTCCAGGCGCTCTCCGACGCCCTGGAGCAGCTGTCCACCGGCGAAGTCCGGGTGCAGGTCATCCACCGCGGAGTGGGCGCCATCAACGAGAGCGACGTGCTGCTGGCG
The Longimicrobium terrae genome window above contains:
- a CDS encoding ribosome maturation factor RimP, producing MADETLSRELEPRVEALGFELVELEQAGSKQRPILRLSIDRPDSKAGEPGVSLEDCTVVSRALEPWLDQREGLSDRYVLEVSSPGVERPLVRPRDWERFAGAVITVRGRDTLAGRARRLEGTLLGLRGENQDTVALRIGDEDVEIPLGDIERGNLVYRWERGQKR
- a CDS encoding sialidase family protein, which gives rise to MNRLAMTALAAVILAVPAIAVARDSRSAHLSMTDPGVAATGAAGNPTAAVDARGEAGYVAWIDGDGAQNVFLARVDAQGRPGEPVRVNDRDGDAAPHEQAPAQVAVGSDGAVYVLWQNNREIPGRRFPASDLRFARSTDGGRTFSPAVTVNDDRDGRPSSHTFHDLTVGADGTVWVSWIDSRVRDSARAARPHGAAAPDAAAPSMASSSKPMGGKGAGGHSMGGHGGGANPADDDLPTSEIRIARSTDGGRTFGASRVVDAGACPCCRTSMAVAPDGTVYVAWRKEYAGDVRDVVIASLKPGADAFTPPVRVHEDAWVFPACPHAGPSVAVDAGGRLHVGWYTGREGRQGLWYASAVDGGKTYSAPVSLAANVPPSRVELAAQGESVLAAWDAGGRPASVQVARIDESGRIARFRTVPGRMPALDASGEAAVLAWHDHSTIRLARLESRGSVLGGW
- the infB gene encoding translation initiation factor IF-2, translating into MRVFEVAKELDVPAEALVHLLREMDVPVRSHMSDLTDEHVARLRTVVERERRHGHVIGAAAAAAAETAAAADASANSRRRRRKREDMPEGESEGAEASGESEQPQAAVAEAATPVAAAQTDVSAGPAPEQTPDRADTTASPMADAADAMAAEAAERGADLVTTGGQPPKNVVVVVESSEANDVQAAQPADRPAPSPADRPAPARPVEARPTPAAPPAAAERPATDRPAPAGPRRDDLRPAASARPGPISARPGGGPVNPPRPADPRQSSGPVPPRPADPRQSSGPPRPAGQGQGGQGGQGTQQPPRPAAPQGGQQGGPQRPGGDRRPAPPPSVRPGQPAGPRPARPEGQGAPPAGAPPARPQEFVPRSARSMAPPLPPARTQSFGGRPGDGGGPINNGGGSSGGGGGGGNRPAGAAAGGNAGAGPKKDRKKGKKGRGSVDQGAVDDNFRKTMAAMESGGKKKRRSPRDQGPSQHERREEEIRQRRTEEATQVRVNEFLTVAELAELIDVPANQLIGSAFKNLGLMVTINQRLDFDQIELLLDEFGFEAVREEEYGADMEEAVEADLEADLQTRPPVVTVMGHVDHGKTSLLDYIRKTNVIAGESGGITQHIGAYHVELPGGRSIAFLDTPGHAAFTAMRARGAEVTDVVILVVAADDSVMPQTIEAISHARNAGVPIVVAVNKVDLPDANPMKVKQDLLQHGIVLEDFGGDVMSADVSAKRGLGMDELLEKVLLQSDILELRANPDREAVGTVIEAQLDVGKGPVATVLVTNGTLRVGDHVVCGMYSGRIRAMLDERNRPVAKAGPATPVQILGLPGVPGAGDQLIAMPADRAAEIAQTRQRLEREKRMRIKSRGVKLTDLSKMLARGEQAQLNLVIKGDVDGSVQALSDALEQLSTGEVRVQVIHRGVGAINESDVLLASTSTAIVIGFHVRPTGEARTVAEREDVDIRLYNIIYEAVEEVRSAMEGLLSPEEREVMLGTAEVRQLFKVPRVGTVAGCMVTSGVLDRRGKIRVVRDAVQVYEGELESLKRFKDDAREVREGFECGLNIRNFNDIKIGDVLECYRVEEIARTLAGAAAASAAAAADKAAEKAADKARDRA
- a CDS encoding L7Ae/L30e/S12e/Gadd45 family ribosomal protein; its protein translation is MLGLAARARKVVYGTDMARSAARDGTLAAALVAADASPTQSRKLVPLLEARGVPFAVCLSRAELGAAMGRGPVSAVGFTDPSFARRALELAHAPPAQDRAGGEPY
- the nusA gene encoding transcription termination factor NusA; protein product: MNNATQVLAAFREMTANKSISRDELYDLIKDGILAALAKRYGPNVEAEIEVDEATGKIGITVLKEVVAEVQDSSREILLEEARWDDPEFEVGDILEVPVEFAQFGRNAVMAAKQRILQRVREGERQKIRDEYEHRVGELLSGEVQQVERGKLVLLLNRSRDADAIIPWKEQNPRERARQGEPIRAVLKKVEETPKGPRLILSRADPLFVAALFKLEVPEIQQGIVEIRGSAREVGFRSKIAVSSRDESIDPVGACVGLKGSRVRAVVQELGGERIDIVPWHPDPEIYAKRALAPARVSKVISDYDARTMTAIVDEDQLSLAIGRNGQNVRLASQLIGWQIDLFGSREWLERGAESGLFGAGAAEGEYEETDFPLGDLDLTPATVAALQASGYNTFFDVINLEREDFLRIPGIAAAEADQLVSEIERLSVVDEDGGGYDAAQDGDGDAYDAAPGGEGVGEDGDAAGAADLTSDADAENLRDSE